In Vibrio hippocampi, a single genomic region encodes these proteins:
- a CDS encoding DNA polymerase II, translating into MNIYTGFLLTRQARDTHNGPQIELWLSTESGPAQVIIQGEQPVFFVDKAQQQRAVDIAHSSNIDVRLQAIDLKSFDHQPLVAVYCTTIAHARQLAQSLKDNDILVLEDDIKLADRYLMERFIQGSLAVTGQTQVINGSKANQYLRITQAKCKAHDYSPQLNIVSLDIECSEKGVLYSIGLDSPRDSRVIMIGAPEEATTAIQWVENEKALLLALIEWFKWFDPDVVIGWSVIDFDFKLLHRRAEYHRIPLTLGRSEQTAYVRTLPSSGQTFISIAGRVVLDGIDTLKTATYQFRSWSLESVSQTLLGEGKQIHNVHDRMAEINQMFRSDKPALAGYNLQDCVLVNRIFEHTHLMDFAIERTKLTGIELDRVGGSVAAFTNLYLPRLHRAQYAAPNLHPENWIASPGGYVMDSIPGLYDSVLVLDFKSLYPSIIRSFLIDPLGLIEGLNKEVGKAPDQAVEGFRGGQFDREKHFLPSLISQLWQARDQAKANNEKAFSQAIKIIMNSFYGVLGSSGCRFFDTRLASSITLRGHQVLKQTKEWIEQHGYQVIYGDTDSVFVYLGKVHSHQEADQVGKTLVNVMNQSWQDTLRQQYNLDCYLELEYETHFRKFLMPTIRGAETGSKKRYAGVKTSEQSETIVFKGLESVRTDWTPLAQRFQRQLYQMVFDNQDPSEYVREFVEATSRGDYDQELVYQKRLRRKLNDYQKNIPPQVKAARMADAINEQLGRPLQYQNRGRIEYVITTNGPEPKEYLNSPIDYQHYVDKQLRPVAEAILPFINQSFDDLSAPQMGLF; encoded by the coding sequence TTGAATATATACACCGGATTTCTACTCACTCGTCAAGCCCGAGATACGCACAATGGCCCACAAATTGAGCTTTGGTTGTCGACCGAGAGCGGTCCTGCCCAAGTTATCATTCAAGGTGAACAGCCGGTGTTTTTCGTCGATAAAGCGCAACAGCAACGAGCGGTTGATATTGCTCACTCATCGAATATCGATGTGCGCTTACAAGCTATTGATCTCAAAAGTTTCGACCATCAGCCTTTGGTCGCCGTCTATTGCACGACAATCGCGCATGCTCGCCAACTCGCACAGTCGCTTAAAGACAATGACATCCTTGTTCTCGAAGATGATATTAAACTGGCTGATCGCTATCTAATGGAGCGCTTTATTCAAGGCTCCCTTGCGGTCACAGGACAAACTCAAGTCATCAATGGGAGCAAGGCAAATCAATACCTAAGAATCACTCAAGCTAAGTGCAAGGCTCACGACTATTCGCCTCAGCTCAATATTGTCTCTTTGGATATTGAATGCTCCGAAAAAGGCGTGTTGTATTCCATTGGTCTCGATAGCCCAAGGGACAGTCGCGTCATCATGATCGGTGCGCCTGAGGAAGCAACAACGGCAATTCAATGGGTCGAGAATGAAAAAGCGTTGCTATTGGCACTTATTGAATGGTTTAAATGGTTTGACCCCGATGTGGTGATTGGATGGAGCGTGATCGATTTTGACTTCAAACTGCTTCATCGCCGCGCTGAGTATCATCGTATTCCGCTCACTCTGGGGCGAAGCGAACAAACCGCTTACGTGCGTACTCTGCCCTCTAGCGGGCAAACCTTTATCTCTATCGCTGGTCGCGTGGTGTTGGATGGCATCGATACCCTGAAAACTGCTACCTACCAATTCCGTTCATGGTCACTGGAATCGGTATCGCAAACCCTGCTCGGCGAAGGAAAACAGATCCATAATGTTCACGACCGTATGGCGGAAATCAATCAGATGTTTCGCTCCGATAAACCCGCGCTTGCGGGCTACAACTTGCAAGACTGTGTATTGGTCAATCGCATTTTTGAGCATACCCATTTAATGGATTTCGCCATCGAGCGCACGAAATTAACCGGGATTGAACTGGATCGCGTCGGCGGCTCAGTGGCTGCGTTCACTAACCTCTACCTACCGAGACTGCACCGCGCTCAATATGCGGCACCTAACCTGCATCCAGAAAATTGGATCGCCAGTCCCGGCGGCTATGTGATGGACTCAATTCCAGGACTTTACGACTCGGTGTTGGTGCTAGACTTCAAAAGTCTATACCCATCCATCATTCGTTCTTTCCTCATCGACCCGCTTGGACTGATTGAAGGCTTAAACAAAGAGGTCGGTAAAGCGCCCGATCAGGCGGTCGAAGGTTTTAGGGGGGGTCAGTTTGATAGAGAGAAACACTTTTTACCCAGTTTAATCTCGCAACTGTGGCAAGCCCGAGATCAAGCCAAAGCCAACAACGAAAAAGCCTTCTCTCAGGCAATCAAAATCATTATGAACTCGTTTTACGGTGTTTTAGGATCGTCCGGTTGTCGTTTCTTCGATACGCGCTTGGCTTCATCCATTACGCTTCGCGGTCACCAAGTGCTAAAACAGACCAAGGAGTGGATTGAACAGCACGGCTATCAAGTGATTTACGGCGATACGGATTCGGTCTTTGTTTATTTAGGCAAAGTCCACTCTCACCAAGAAGCCGATCAAGTCGGCAAAACACTGGTTAACGTTATGAACCAGTCTTGGCAAGACACCTTGCGTCAACAATACAATTTAGACTGTTACCTTGAATTGGAATACGAAACCCACTTTCGCAAGTTTTTGATGCCCACCATCCGAGGAGCCGAAACCGGTTCCAAAAAACGTTATGCTGGCGTCAAGACCAGTGAGCAGTCTGAAACCATCGTATTTAAAGGCTTGGAAAGCGTCAGAACAGACTGGACACCGCTGGCTCAACGATTCCAGCGCCAACTGTATCAAATGGTATTTGATAACCAAGACCCATCGGAATATGTGAGAGAGTTTGTCGAGGCAACCTCAAGGGGAGACTATGACCAAGAGTTGGTCTATCAAAAACGGTTACGCAGAAAATTGAATGACTATCAGAAGAATATACCTCCTCAAGTCAAAGCAGCGCGTATGGCGGATGCCATCAATGAACAACTGGGTCGCCCGCTGCAATATCAAAATCGTGGACGTATTGAATACGTCATTACCACCAACGGTCCAGAGCCAAAAGAGTACCTAAATTCACCCATTGATTACCAACACTATGTTGATAAACAGTTACGTCCGGTCGCAGAAGCGATTCTGCCTTTTATTAATCAAAGTTTTGATGATCTCAGCGCGCCACAGATGGGATTGTTTTAA
- the uvrY gene encoding UvrY/SirA/GacA family response regulator transcription factor: MINVFLVDDHELVRTGIRRIIEDVRGMKVAGEADSGEDVVKWCRSNHADVILMDMNMPGIGGLEATKKILRHKPDVKIIVLTVHTENPFPTKVMQAGASGYLTKGAAPDEMVNAIRLVNSGQRYISPQIAQQMALSQFSSASENPFKDLSERELQIMLMITKGQKVTDISEQLSLSPKTVNSYRYRLFNKLDISGDVELTHLAIRHGMLDTETL; encoded by the coding sequence TTGATTAATGTTTTCCTTGTAGATGATCACGAACTGGTTCGCACAGGGATCCGACGTATTATTGAAGACGTTCGTGGAATGAAAGTAGCAGGGGAAGCTGACAGTGGTGAAGACGTCGTAAAGTGGTGCCGAAGCAATCACGCAGATGTGATTTTGATGGACATGAATATGCCCGGAATCGGTGGTCTTGAAGCGACAAAGAAAATTCTTCGTCACAAACCAGATGTCAAGATTATCGTACTAACCGTTCATACCGAAAACCCGTTCCCAACCAAAGTGATGCAGGCGGGCGCATCGGGTTATTTGACCAAGGGCGCTGCGCCCGATGAAATGGTTAACGCAATACGGTTAGTCAACAGTGGTCAGAGATATATCTCGCCGCAGATTGCTCAACAGATGGCGTTAAGTCAGTTCTCTTCAGCATCAGAAAATCCATTTAAAGATCTTTCAGAACGCGAACTGCAGATCATGCTGATGATCACCAAGGGTCAGAAAGTAACGGATATTTCCGAGCAGCTGAGCCTGAGCCCTAAAACCGTTAATAGTTATCGCTATAGACTGTTTAATAAGCTAGACATCAGTGGTGATGTTGAGCTCACTCACTTAGCGATTCGTCACGGAATGTTAGATACCGAGACGCTCTAG
- the efpL gene encoding elongation factor P-like protein EfpL, with product MPKASELKKGFAIESNGKTLLIKDIEITTPGGRGGAKIYKLRCTDLATGSRVDERFKSDDVVDTVDMNKRNVVFSYVDGDEYIFMDNEDYSQFTFKQNDIADELLFINEETQGVQVILINGNAAGIELPSSVEMVIEETDPSIKGASASARTKPARFATGLTVQVPEYIATGDRVVINTTERKYMNRA from the coding sequence ATGCCAAAGGCAAGTGAGCTAAAAAAAGGTTTTGCGATTGAATCAAATGGCAAAACGTTGCTAATCAAAGATATTGAAATCACTACTCCAGGTGGCCGCGGCGGTGCAAAGATATACAAACTGCGTTGCACCGACTTAGCAACAGGCTCTCGTGTTGACGAACGTTTCAAATCTGATGACGTTGTTGACACTGTCGATATGAACAAGCGTAACGTCGTGTTCTCATATGTAGACGGTGACGAGTACATCTTTATGGACAATGAAGATTACAGTCAATTCACCTTCAAACAGAACGACATCGCAGACGAATTACTGTTTATCAACGAAGAGACACAAGGTGTTCAAGTTATCCTTATCAATGGTAATGCCGCAGGTATTGAACTGCCTTCTTCTGTTGAGATGGTCATTGAAGAAACCGACCCATCAATCAAAGGGGCTTCAGCGTCGGCACGTACTAAGCCAGCACGTTTTGCTACTGGTCTAACGGTTCAAGTCCCTGAGTATATCGCCACTGGTGACCGCGTAGTGATCAACACTACTGAACGTAAATACATGAACCGAGCGTAA
- a CDS encoding glycine zipper 2TM domain-containing protein, producing the protein MKRLRLLNLLLAVPLISLVACSSPNPYGDSYGSQDTRTIQQVYYGTIEKLAPVTIEASQGSNAVGTIAGAAIGGILGSKVGGGSGSDIAAIGGGVLGGYAGSKATEELGKSNGVNMTIRLEDGKTISVVQEVNPEMIFQVGQEVQVNVNGKDARVVPR; encoded by the coding sequence ATGAAACGTCTTCGCCTATTGAATTTACTGTTAGCGGTACCGCTCATCTCGCTGGTGGCTTGTTCATCCCCTAATCCCTATGGTGACTCCTATGGTTCTCAAGACACTCGAACCATTCAGCAAGTCTATTATGGCACCATAGAAAAACTCGCTCCGGTTACCATTGAAGCTTCTCAAGGCTCCAACGCGGTGGGTACGATTGCCGGTGCGGCGATTGGTGGCATCCTTGGCTCCAAGGTTGGTGGCGGTAGCGGCTCAGATATTGCTGCGATTGGTGGTGGTGTGCTTGGTGGTTATGCGGGGAGTAAAGCTACAGAAGAACTAGGTAAGAGTAACGGCGTGAATATGACGATTCGACTTGAAGACGGCAAAACTATCTCAGTGGTTCAAGAAGTGAATCCAGAAATGATATTCCAAGTCGGGCAAGAGGTGCAGGTAAACGTTAACGGCAAAGATGCTCGGGTGGTGCCGCGCTAA
- a CDS encoding nucleotidyltransferase domain-containing protein, with protein MSTDQDYLSSVSQSEYQPVVRELVTYLKSGLKDNLHSVYLYGSVAAGRAIPYLSNIDVVVITHRPFSDTKTTLFNTINWRFQRAYPFVNGVSIRTALVNEVASLEALFTWGFLLRECCVCIHGEDLAECFGHFVPSWEIAKQWNMDTVDYLPVIRQQIATATGQASQIQLQRKLAKKLLRAAYSLVMHKEKRWIEEPLECGQRFLRYYPQHEQTVARLNILLGTRVIPKRSVVGLLDHFGSWLVEEYKKTEFKIG; from the coding sequence GTGTCAACCGATCAAGATTATCTATCGAGCGTCAGTCAGTCCGAATACCAACCTGTGGTAAGAGAGTTAGTGACCTATTTAAAAAGTGGTCTCAAGGATAACCTCCACAGCGTCTATCTTTATGGCTCTGTCGCGGCGGGGCGAGCCATTCCTTATCTCTCCAATATTGATGTGGTGGTGATTACCCATAGACCGTTTTCTGATACCAAAACGACCTTGTTTAATACTATTAATTGGCGTTTTCAGCGTGCTTACCCATTTGTTAATGGGGTGTCGATACGCACTGCGCTGGTGAATGAGGTTGCCTCTTTAGAGGCTCTATTTACTTGGGGGTTCTTACTACGGGAATGTTGTGTTTGTATTCATGGCGAAGATCTGGCGGAGTGCTTTGGTCATTTTGTGCCGAGCTGGGAAATCGCTAAGCAATGGAACATGGATACGGTCGATTATCTTCCCGTGATTCGTCAGCAGATTGCCACAGCAACCGGTCAAGCGTCACAAATTCAACTACAGCGAAAGTTGGCTAAGAAGCTGCTGCGCGCTGCATATAGCCTCGTTATGCATAAAGAAAAGCGCTGGATAGAGGAACCGCTGGAGTGCGGGCAACGGTTTTTACGTTACTATCCACAACATGAGCAAACCGTAGCGCGCCTTAATATCCTTTTGGGTACTCGAGTGATCCCCAAACGCTCAGTGGTCGGCTTGCTGGACCATTTCGGTTCTTGGCTGGTGGAAGAGTACAAAAAGACCGAGTTTAAGATTGGTTAG
- the uvrC gene encoding excinuclease ABC subunit UvrC: MPNREFDSKSFLSTVTNQPGVYRMYDAESVVIYVGKAKDLKKRLSSYFRKKIDSEKTRALVSHICKIDVTVTHTETEALILEHNYIKQYLPKYNVLLRDDKSYSYIFLSKHQHPRLSVHRGARKRKGEYFGPYPDSGAVRETLHLLQKIFPVRQCEDSVYANRSRPCLMYQIGRCAGPCVSSIISDEEYTELVNYVRLFLKGKDQHVLQTLVDKMEQASQQLKFEAAAQYRDQIQAIRRVQEQQFVSEQSDADMDVLGFAQENGVACIHILMIRQGKVLGSRSHFPKIPNNTQKHEVFYSFISQYYLNQSESRTIPSRILLNKDDIGDSSDLEQALSEIAGHKVSFHLSPTGARGRYLKLSNTNALTAITTKINHKMTINQRFKALQSVLDMPSIQRMECFDISHTMGESTIASCVVFNTEGPIKQEYRRYNITGITGGDDYAAMAQVLERRYSKQLDVDKIPDIIFIDGGKGQLNRAVEIISKYWQQWPKIPVMLGIAKGVTRKPGLETIVTPKGTEFNLPSDDPALHLIQHIRDESHNHAISGHRAKRAKTRRTSPLEGIEGVGPKRRQSLLKYMGGIQELKRASVEEIAKVPGISHSLAENIYQALKQS, translated from the coding sequence GTGCCCAACCGCGAGTTTGATTCTAAGTCTTTTCTTAGCACAGTGACCAACCAGCCCGGCGTTTATCGAATGTATGACGCCGAGTCGGTGGTGATTTATGTGGGTAAAGCGAAAGACTTAAAAAAACGCCTTTCCAGCTATTTCCGTAAAAAAATAGACAGCGAAAAAACTCGCGCTTTAGTGAGCCATATTTGCAAAATTGATGTCACCGTCACGCACACCGAGACTGAAGCATTAATTCTCGAACACAATTACATCAAGCAGTACTTGCCCAAATACAACGTACTGCTTCGTGATGACAAATCCTATTCCTATATCTTCCTCTCTAAGCATCAACACCCAAGGCTGTCGGTGCATCGGGGTGCGCGCAAACGTAAAGGTGAGTATTTCGGTCCGTATCCAGACTCAGGCGCGGTGCGGGAAACCTTGCATCTGCTGCAAAAAATCTTCCCGGTACGCCAATGCGAAGACTCCGTTTATGCTAACCGCAGTCGACCATGTTTGATGTATCAGATTGGTCGCTGTGCGGGTCCTTGTGTGTCGTCTATTATCTCCGATGAAGAGTATACAGAGTTGGTGAACTACGTTCGCTTGTTTCTGAAAGGTAAGGATCAACATGTTCTGCAAACCTTGGTGGACAAGATGGAGCAAGCCAGTCAGCAGTTGAAATTTGAGGCTGCGGCTCAATATCGCGATCAGATCCAAGCAATTCGCCGAGTACAGGAGCAGCAATTTGTTTCTGAGCAGAGTGATGCGGATATGGACGTATTAGGCTTTGCTCAAGAGAACGGCGTCGCCTGTATCCATATCTTAATGATACGTCAGGGTAAAGTATTAGGCAGCCGTAGCCACTTTCCTAAGATCCCAAACAACACCCAAAAGCATGAGGTGTTTTACAGTTTCATCTCTCAGTACTACCTCAATCAAAGTGAATCACGCACGATTCCGTCGCGAATTTTGCTCAACAAAGACGATATCGGTGATAGCTCTGATCTTGAGCAAGCTTTATCGGAAATCGCGGGTCACAAGGTCAGTTTTCACCTTAGTCCGACAGGGGCGAGGGGACGTTATCTTAAACTCTCTAACACCAACGCTTTAACGGCGATCACCACTAAGATCAATCATAAGATGACGATTAACCAGAGGTTTAAGGCGTTGCAAAGTGTGCTGGATATGCCAAGTATTCAGCGTATGGAGTGTTTTGATATCAGCCATACCATGGGAGAAAGCACCATAGCGTCTTGTGTGGTGTTTAACACCGAAGGACCAATAAAGCAGGAGTATAGACGTTACAACATCACCGGCATTACTGGCGGTGATGATTATGCCGCCATGGCTCAAGTGCTTGAACGTCGTTACTCTAAACAGTTGGATGTGGATAAAATACCCGACATCATCTTTATCGATGGTGGTAAGGGGCAACTTAACCGTGCGGTAGAGATTATTTCAAAATATTGGCAACAATGGCCAAAGATACCGGTGATGTTAGGGATAGCGAAAGGGGTAACGCGCAAACCGGGGCTTGAAACTATCGTCACCCCCAAAGGGACGGAGTTTAATCTTCCTAGCGATGATCCCGCTTTGCACCTGATTCAACATATTCGAGATGAGAGCCACAATCATGCGATTTCTGGGCATAGAGCAAAGCGAGCGAAAACTCGCCGCACCAGTCCATTAGAAGGAATTGAAGGAGTTGGACCAAAACGACGCCAATCGTTACTAAAATATATGGGTGGAATTCAAGAACTGAAGCGCGCCAGTGTTGAAGAAATAGCCAAAGTACCAGGAATTAGTCATTCTTTGGCAGAAAACATCTATCAAGCATTGAAACAGTCGTAA
- the pgsA gene encoding CDP-diacylglycerol--glycerol-3-phosphate 3-phosphatidyltransferase produces MRLNIPNILSLLRLFLIPVFVVAFYLPYSWGPFVAAMIFWVAGFTDWLDGMLARKLNQTSRFGAFIDPVADKVLVATALILITEHYASFWITIPAVTMIAREIIISALREWMAEIGKRASVAVSWIGKVKTMTQMLALWFLVWRHDDWMVWIGYAALYIATFLTYWSMMQYLAAAKDDLLNSED; encoded by the coding sequence ATGCGTTTAAATATACCTAACATTCTGTCTTTGCTAAGATTATTTCTTATCCCAGTTTTTGTCGTCGCCTTTTACTTACCCTACAGTTGGGGGCCTTTTGTTGCTGCAATGATTTTCTGGGTAGCCGGTTTTACCGACTGGTTAGACGGTATGTTAGCCCGCAAACTCAACCAGACCTCAAGGTTTGGGGCATTTATTGACCCTGTTGCGGATAAAGTGTTGGTCGCGACGGCTCTTATCTTGATTACTGAGCACTATGCCTCGTTCTGGATAACGATCCCGGCGGTCACGATGATCGCACGAGAAATCATTATCTCGGCTCTCCGTGAGTGGATGGCAGAAATTGGTAAACGCGCCAGTGTTGCGGTCTCTTGGATTGGTAAAGTAAAAACCATGACGCAAATGCTCGCACTGTGGTTTTTGGTGTGGCGACATGACGATTGGATGGTGTGGATTGGTTATGCCGCGCTGTACATTGCGACCTTCTTGACCTATTGGTCGATGATGCAATATCTCGCTGCTGCCAAAGACGATTTATTAAATTCCGAAGATTAA
- a CDS encoding HI1450 family dsDNA-mimic protein, which yields MTDLISFDDTIDAAYDIFLEMAADNLEAVDVILFTAQFDERGAAELVETGADWGDHVGFEVDETFAEVRIGLVNEEDDVLDDVFARLLVSRDPDNKFCHILWKRD from the coding sequence ATGACTGATCTTATCTCTTTTGACGACACGATTGACGCGGCTTATGACATCTTCCTTGAGATGGCAGCCGACAATCTAGAAGCTGTAGACGTCATTCTGTTTACTGCCCAGTTTGATGAACGAGGCGCTGCTGAGTTGGTCGAAACGGGAGCGGATTGGGGTGACCATGTTGGCTTTGAAGTGGATGAAACTTTTGCGGAAGTTCGCATTGGCTTAGTGAATGAAGAGGACGATGTTCTCGATGATGTGTTTGCGCGCCTACTTGTGAGCCGCGATCCTGACAATAAGTTCTGCCACATTTTATGGAAACGTGATTGA